The proteins below come from a single Zea mays cultivar B73 chromosome 8, Zm-B73-REFERENCE-NAM-5.0, whole genome shotgun sequence genomic window:
- the LOC103636057 gene encoding amino-acid permease BAT1 homolog, whose product MTWNRSPAGGGSAVTVDHSDDTGLARLRELGYRQELKRDLSVLSNFAFSFSIISVLTGVTTLYNTGLNFGGPATMTFGWFVAGAFTMAVGASMAEICSSFPTSGGLYYWSARLSGKRWAPFASWITGWFNVVGQWAVTTSVDYSLAQLIQVIILLATGGKTGGGYVASKYMVLGFHAAILLSHAVINSLPISCLSFLGQFAAAWNVLGVFVLMIAVPTVATERASAEFVFTHFNTDNDGAGIRSSLYIFVLGLLMSQYTFTGYDASAHMTEETKNADKNGPIGIISAIGISILVGWGYILGITFAVKDIPYLLSPDNDAGGYAIAEVFYLAFKSRYGSGVGGIVCLGIVAVAIYLCGMSSVTSNSRMAYAFSRDGAMPFSSVWHKVNRQDVPINAVWLSAFIALCMALPSLGSLVAFQAMVSIATVGLYISYALPVLFRVTLARKCFVPGPFSLGRYGVMVGWVAVLWVATISVLFSLPVAYPVTKDTLNYTPVAVGGLFFLVIASWVLSARHWFTGPITNLDG is encoded by the exons ATGACGTGGAACAGGTCCCCGGCCGGTGGCGGCAGCGCCGTGACCGTCGACCACAGTGACGACACCGGCCTGGCGCGCTTGCGGGAGCTCGGGTACAGGCAGGAGCTGAAGCGCGACCTCTC GGTGCTGTCCAACTTCGCATTCTCCTTCTCCATCATCTCGGTGCTGACGGGGGTCACGACGCTCTACAACACGGGGCTCAACTTCGGCGGCCCCGCCACCATGACCTTCGGCTGGTTCGTCGCCGGCGCCTTCACCATGGCCGTCGGCGCGTCCATGGCCGAGATTTGCTCCTCCTTCCCCACCTCCGGCGGCCTCTACTACTGGAGCGCTCGCCTATCCGGCAAGCGCTGGGCGCCCTTCGCCTCATGGATCACCGGATG GTTCAATGTTGTTGGTCAG TGGGCGGTGACCACCAGCGTGGACTACTCCCTGGCGCAGCTGATCCAGGTGATCATCCTGCTGGCCACCGGCGGCAAGACCGGCGGCGGCTACGTGGCGTCCAAGTACATGGTGCTCGGCTTCCACGCCGCCATCTTGCTCAGCCACGCCGTCATCAACAGCCTCCCCATCAGCTGCCTCTCCTTCCTCGGCCAGTTCGCCGCGGCCTGGAACGTGCTAG GCGTCTTTGTCCTGATGATTGCCGTGCCGACCGTTGCCACCGAGAGGGCGAGCGCCGAGTTCGTCTTCACCCACTTCAACACCGACAACGACGGcgccgggatccggagcagcctgtacaTCTTTGTCCTGGGGCTGCTCATGAGCCAGTACACGTTCACAGGATACGACGCCTCTGCGCATATG ACTGAGGAGACGAAGAACGCGGATAAGAACGGCCCCATCGGCATCATCAGCGCGATCGGCATCTCCATCCTGGTGGGCTGGGGCTACATCCTCGGCATCACCTTCGCGGTGAAGGACATACCCTACCTGCTGAGCCCCGACAACGACGCCGGCGGCTACGCCATCGCCGAGGTGTTCTACCTCGCCTTCAAGAGCCGCTACGGGAGCGGCGTCGGCGGGATCGTCTGCCTGGGGATCGTCGCCGTCGCCATCTACCTGTGCGGCATGAGCTCGGTCACCAGCAACTCCAGGATGGCCTACGCGTTCTCGAGGGACGGCGCCATGCCCTTCTCCTCCGTCTGGCACAAGGTCAACAGGCAGGACGTGCCCATCAACGCCGTCTGGCTCTCGGCTTTCATCGCGCTCTGCATGGCGCTCCCG TCTCTGGGCAGCCTGGTGGCGTTCCAGGCGATGGTGTCCATCGCCACGGTGGGGCTGTACATCTCGTACGCGCTGCCGGTCCTGTTCCGGGTGACTCTGGCGCGCAAGTGCTTCGTGCCGGGGCCCTTCAGCCTGGGCCGCTACGGCGTCATGGTCGGCTGGGTCGCTGTGCTCTGGGTGGCCACCATCTCCGTGCTCTTCTCGCTGCCGGTCGCGTACCCGGTCACCAAGGACACGCTCAACTACACACCCGTCGCCGTCGGCGGCCTCTTCTTCCTCGTCATCGCGTCCTGGGTGCTCAGCGCCAGGCACTGGTTCACGGGCCCCATCACCAATCTGGATGGATGA